The following nucleotide sequence is from Juglans microcarpa x Juglans regia isolate MS1-56 chromosome 6D, Jm3101_v1.0, whole genome shotgun sequence.
taaagTGCGTAAATACcgcgtaattgttttgaaaaggagtggggtccattattaaaaaattaatttttttcatgtgaatttcatgttttattcacttttttcaaagcaattatgTGGCGGTTGCACAATTTACAGTTGCAAAGATCTTTTCTCAATATATTAGATGTACTTACTACGCGTGTCCTTAAATCCTTAGGCTTCGTTGTTTAGTTacacagataaaatgaaatgaaatttgaaaattaaataaaatattattagaatataatttttaatataatttttattttagaatttgaaaatgttgaattgtttattatattttatttaaaaatttgagaaaattataatgattagatgcgATGAAGTAAGATGAGATCTTGTTATACCGCTCacttatttatgattaattaaTGCAGCTTTTAGTAATTTATATGTATAAGATCAGTACTAAGATCCACTTATCCATGATTTTGAgtagaaaattaattattagattatGGGAGATTAATGAACGTGAATAAGTGCAGTACTACTTACAATGAAAGCCACCGCCTAATTTTAAAGTGATTGGAACCCATTCCACTGGTGACTGTTATATGCACAAACTATCTGTCTCTCTCGTATTTGAAGATCAGAAATATTCGGATTTCAAGTTTCAGATTAAATATTCATGTATGGACTTAAACTTTATTGATTCGAGAATTCGAATAActaatcttaaatatataattactattgTAAGATTAAGTCCACAAAGAGattctacaaaagtaaattcacaaactgacaaTAGTTTCatgatataatacgttagatctattttacaataaaattaattttactatttaacgTACTACATCAATCTACGTCAGTTTTTAAGTTTACagtttttgtgaaatctttttgtggataaaatatttttttgtatataaaaaaataaatgaaagtacatgcatgcatgcactccAAAcctaatgattttattttgaatggTGAAGAATATTGAGGCATTTCAGGAGAACTAGAACCACTAAAAACGTTCACTTAGGTCTTCTTTTACTAGTATATAATAGTAGTACTGCTGCGACTAATAataaaacatgatatatattgaGGGTCGACGAGGAGTTCGATCTAGATCAGATCATCGATGCAAATAGTCAACAAAGAAATGAAGATCTTGTATATATTATTCTCCTCCCTCTTCAAGTGTCCCGATATTGTTCATGTGTCCAAGTTTATAGATCATCACCATTTGACATAGCTAACATGCTATATATCAACCAATCATGATGGCTATAAAATCTCTCTTCGATCGGGGTCCAGTAGGCCGttcgcatgcatgcatcatcCATCACAATATTTACGTATCTCTACTCCACTccgaccatatatatatacatttccATCCAACTAGCTAGCTATACGTATAATGTGCCCTGCAATCAATTAGATTTTcttattggtatatatatatgcaccttcttcttcatgatcatgatcatgatcatgatcatatcaTGTATCCAAGTCACAACATCATGGCAATTTTGATTTTGGCAACAAGGgtatttttctagttttcaaCTTGTacatgattatataaatatatatattatatatatgtagttgTGGAGATCATCGATTAATTACGTTGTGCATACACATTCACAACATCATAAATTAATGGAAGGAAATTAAGTTTGGCAGATtataaatacttaaattaaCCACGTACGTACGCTAATTTTGTGAATCTCTGATCATCagagtacgtacgtacgaaTTATTAAGATCATGAAATTAATCCTTAGGCTTAGTGAATTAGGCTGAagccatatatgcatgcatctaCCAGATCATCATCGAGAATATATCCATTCTATGATTAAAAGGGACTATCGATTTGAAGCAGTGATAAACAGTAATTTTTGttcatctattttcttttttgtcttacCGGTTTAATTTGTCACAGCCCATGTGCACAACTATGCTTTTGTCCTCATTTGCATAATTACGTTATTGTTCTCTAATTCATGTTTAAAAATACAATTAGAATTTTTGTTcttctaatattaattagaatataatgataataataataaaatattaatatcttacaaataatctcaattgaagattttaattgtttatttgaaaaattaacaattatattgatattattttttgtagtaattcataaaaataaatcatagtcATTAGTcgactaataatattttcattttacaaaatgcaatttttatttttaggtttcAATCTATGCATCTGCTTATAATtggtctttaatttatcatatttactattttacttTTTGTGATAACGCATTccaaattaatctattttttaatgcatttttaaaattattattaaaagaattaataacaCTTTTTATCCTTTGAGAATTATTTTGGTAAGAacatgcttttattttctaaggTCGATATTACAATTTcagatttaaaaagaataataatattatatttaagttaaaaaatgaaaatactatctttaaatttaaagaataatattttattactataggatatcatttcaaaaaaataataattgtcttcatattattttgcataataatgaatcataataaatcactttttaaattaataatatttttatttaaaaaaatcatacttttttaaatgaaaaatgctgAATGTAACTGGTTGGGAAACCGTTGGGTAATCATGTCCCATGTGGCACTAAATTCCAAAACGGTtaactttccttcttcttcttcttagcATCTTCAGCCTTCTCATTTctaacttccaaacaaaaatgcTCTCAAGCACAGAAGTTCCTTCATCTTCTCCAAACACCGTAAAAAATCTACCTTCCAAAGCTTTTCAAAGAATCAAATTGAGAAATATCTCAGAATCTGCAAAGAAAGCAGTCAAGGTTCTTTTACAAgtttaatcattatttatttatttatttcttgttaTTAAATTATGTCCAGTGTTCAAAAACTCTAAACGTTGCTTTCAAGTTCTCAACGACTGCAGAAAAGACGCAAATgaataatgattttataaataaataattaatttcgttatatttaaaaagttttacTCTGGGTTCGTTAATACCTAGTTTTGTTTTCctctattttgattttaacCGAAATTGCTCAaagggaacaaaaaaaaaaaagcttgttcTCCCTTAATAAATAGTGCAAAGCAGAGATAGACAATCCTCCATAATCACAATCCTCAACACACGTTTTCTCTAAAGTGGGTTGCGAACCAAACacttacaaaatttttggattCCTCCGAAAATTTTTTAGAGaataagtaaataatttatccatcattttaaatagagaagagaaaacaaaaacaaaaaaggaatcTCATTTGGGCTTGAGAGAGATACAAAGAGGGGGAATTACTTTTCGGACGTGGAAGGAGGAAAACAAGCTGTGGGTGAGGCTTTGGCAACTTCAGACGAGATCTACCTTCTTCTCTGTCAAAGTGGTTGAGCAGATACCATGATTCATGAATAAAGAGACCCAAAGATGACGATGACGCAAAGCAGccttttggttttctattgcACTATTGAAACCTGAGTTCTTCCCTCCCATTtcgtctgtttttttttttttaaatatatcaattGACATGGCAGCCAATTTCTCAACGGTTACACCCGACGATTGCCTGTAGCactattgtttttgaatttcaaattaatactctctttttgtattttatcaTTCTAATAACGCTTACATCTATGTAGTTTtctgaaaaaatttattattatcttattttattttcatttattattattattattattgttgttgttgttgttgttgttattattattattattatgtacatGCCTAATTGGTCTTATAACGAATGGAGCAATGCATGTCctattatgatttcaatataattagttaattttaaattttagatttgttatgtgttcaataattttacatttttgttttcttcatttttttaaatatatttataataatttgtaaaattttttgcatagaatatttatgattatATTTACATTTATCATACATGTTgttttaattaatatacatcttaaaatttatatctacCATATTAGAAATGCAGTAGCACTTTAAATAGGAAATATGTGCCTTGCACGTAAGCTCTTATttagtatgtatgtatgtgtgtgtgtgtgtatatatatatatatatatatatatcaatatatatcataatgactagctatatatatatataaatatatatatatatatattgtgtattaTCATTGTGTATACtagtgttttttttgtttttgtattttatgtcCAACTTGAAATAATTAGGTATTTGTCTCTTAGCTAATAAAGTCTTGGGGCATATAATGTATATGTTGGAACACTAGTTGATCAAAACTTTTGCCGGGTGTGTCAAACTgcatcagatatatatatatatatatatatatatatatatatatatatatatatatgttacatggTCATTGCCACTAAGTTTAATAAGactttgtgtgtatatatttgtaTCTTAGAATATATCTAGAATATTAGATCATAtccttaatttcttgtaattatGCTAGGTTagaatctttcattttctttgtatttccTTATTTGCTTTGGCCATATTCCACTACATATATGCCTCATTTGTATAGTTTGATACATACAGAAATATACACTTCTATGATTCTTTAGAATTTTCTCTGTTTTAACAACTTCATTTAATCTGCCTCTCACTATGTTAGCATCTCTAAATTAACTCCTgagatcaagaaaaatgatagacatGCACCCCTTTTTACAACAAGTTACAcaagtatattttaaatataatttaaaaaggtAATATCACTTTATATAATTACAATCATCTTAAAACATAGTTGTATGAAGGGACATTGTAAATTAAGAAGATTGTGTGTATCTCATCAAGGATATATGTGCCTAGTTGctctttttttagttaaaaaaaggATTGCATGCAATAAAGGGAATTGAAGTCGATCACCGTAGAAACTTAGAAAAAAGCTTTATTCAACCGGCCCATACAACCGTTTGGTAACACCACATCACTTTACTAAAAAGATGTGTTTTAATTAAAGCTTGCAGGAGGCAATGATATGAACCATGCTACTGACATTTGGTCTGTCATCTTTAATGAAACGATGTGTTTCATTTAAAGTCAAAATACACCGTTTTGACTTTCTTCTCCTTCCAACCGATGgtcttctctttcttcctctaagctttttcctttctctcttctcatttcttccttcttctccgACTCCTTCTCGCTTCTAAGCTTGTTTTTTGCAAGGTCATCGAGATCGAGACTGTGCCCGATTGATTCCAATGCTTGCTGTTTCAGCTAGACCTTCTGGACCCAAAAGACATAGTCTTGATGCCAATACGGTTCCCCGACTGTGAGAACGCCTACTTGGAGTTTGAGAAGGACCTTGCGCTGAGCTGGATTATGATTGAACCGCTGCTTAGACGACAGGCAGTGAACCTCTCGAGCCATAAGGTAATGTCAGTTCAGCGACACTGGCTGAGTGGAGAGATACACGTACGTTTCGCGACGATCCTGATCGATGAAAGAGGATCCTCATTGGAGTTCGTAGAGTGCGGGGTTGTGGTAAGGTGCAGCGGGTCGGAGGGAAAGGACTTGCAGTTGAGGGAGGTAAGCTTGCAGGTGAAAAACATGGATGTGAAGCATTTGAACGGAAGGATAGTTTGGCAATACTTCGGAGAGTGTTGGAGGGCAAAAAGGGAGGGAAGAGGAGGAGGGAAGGAAAATGTATCAAGACTATTTTAAGagaaaagaatgagagaaaagagGGAGAGCTGAGAATGGAAGGGACATTAGACATGTTGTGTATGGCATTTGGGATCTTGgtattttccagtttttttaatgtttgtctTGTTCAGATAAAAtcatgtctttatttttttttctaatttattttactcTGGTTTCATTTCTTCTATCAAATTACATGAATTATACTCCGATGGTCTTCTCGGTTTCAGTCCGATGAACGAAGTCACGCAatccttttttcttccttttgggTTTCAATCATTCTTCCTTCATTCTGGGTTCCAATCCGATTGTCTTCTCAgtttcttaattttcattttttttcttttctttttttactattttttgttAGATGCTGATGTGGCAAATTGCTACATCACTTGGTTACACAGCGATTCTGCATGGGCAATTGTACGTAGCACTTATCATAAGattgaatacaatttttttcattttcccattATTTCTCAAtgagctttgctactcatcattcccacacaccacacaccacactttctaaactaattgagttattttactcatcattcatacaccacatatttgataagagaaaaaaataaaaaataaaaaattatgtatagtatgtggtgtgtggtatgcacggatgatgagtataatttttctttcttaatatatatatatatatatatatatatatatatatatatatatattttcttttctacctTCTTGCCTTTTATAGACGCGTTGTGAGTCttactaaatattttccttgacaTGTGTCATTGTATGATTTTGTCTTTTTACCTGATCACATTCTTGAATCTGCTGCTTCCTAAAATGTTGGCTTGGTTgttattctctatttttcatGGAAAAAATCTCTTCAGTACACTCtttctcatcatcccatgatgtggtattagatgataggttcacaagtgaaatataataaatagtctccaataatttaataccacattatggaatgatgaaaggatgatgagaattaagatgatgagtaaaattattttttttcatactttcGTGCTCCTATTTCTAAAACCTTCTTCCATTTTTACCCCTAGACCCAATTGGGCCCTATTCTTTTTATTCTATAAGTTGCCTCCTCATTCTCAAGTTCGGCTTTCTTCTTGGTTGGGCCTTGGGAATTCATGTCGGTGCTCTTTGGACcttcaagaaattaaaattctCCCAATGACTTTGGATTGTCGGTCTATTAAACCTAAAGGAAGATGAGTATAATGACCTTCAAGCCTAGCCCTAGACTCAAAAGGCCTGGTGACTGCCTCCACGCACTCATTTAGGCCCAACAACAAATCTTAGAAGGCTGTCTTTAAATATGGCAAAAAAGGGTTAGGTAGTAAAAGGcgcattttttattatcaattccTATGTTCTTTAATAATAAGAAGAGATATATCATCTGATTgtttattctaatatttttttaataaatgaagtTGAGATatggaaattcaaaaaatagaaaaattaattgtacttaagaaaaacttacaaaaaatttaattgtctACATGTCGGTTATTGATATGCTAAACATTATGAAATTCGAAATCTGATAAAATGAATATTGTAggtaaaattgtaaatacatATAGCACTACTCTTCAAACAATCTTCTTTCTTAATAACTAAATTAAGCACAATAATCTATTATAAAAGAAGCTTGCACTTGCATTTTTATTGTTGAGTGATAATATTGTGAATGCATTAATATCATACAATCTTATTAGTATTGTTCATCTGGGTTTCAGCCCGGGAAATCAGGTATTCCTGGACCGGATTAGTCCGGGTCAAATCCACAAAACCcggattgaaattgatttttaaaatttgagctGTTTTTTACTCTTTTGCTTTCAGATTtctcaaaaattataatgtgtataggtaatttctttgtttataGTCAAgataattacattattaataaaatgagaaaattatcAAAAGGGGTAAGGATTGACAAAAAGCAAAAAcactatataaataaaaataagtccaattctaaaaaatatatcgAATATAATTGATATAGTTGTAAATTTGGCAGTCTTTGGATTGGAATAATAAATTTGTTGgattgttttgaaatatttattagagTAGATATTATAACAAGAAGATCGacattgaataaaattaaatctagaaAATGATTGAAGACCTCTAATCTCGCATGTATTGTAATATTTATAGAGtagataaacaaaaattaattcctAATAAAATGAGCATTAAAGCCAAAcacctataaaaaaacataatcaagctgtaaaatttaatcaatataaaaaaacataatcaaGTTTGCAtaattctaacattatttttattaaaaaaaaaaacataatcaaactgtaaaatatttatacaaaattaattaaaaaaaaggggcATGTGTTGTCTATTTCTCGGACCAAGGGGAGCAACGAATCTCCACCCTTCGCCCTGAAGGGAGTGTGGATGGGAGAGTTTTGCTTGCTTGGTCTACAGGCGTACGTATTCCAATTCCAAAACTTCTACCATGCCATTCCAGATGggtgaaatattttctttaaaattaaataaaatattattataatataatttttaatataatttttattttaaaatttaaaaaaattaaattatttatgatattttatatgtagattttaaaaatttataataattatataagattatataatttaattttatataattaaatcaatCTTAACGTGATTTAAacaatgatatgaaatgaaatgattttaaataaattgaataaaatattattttttaatattattattattttaaaaattacttattatattttatacgaaaACAACCTGTATAagactaaaaatatatatattataaaaattcaaaaagttgggggacaaaaaaactaaaaagccGGATTGGTCCCTGGGACCCCACCGGCTTTGTTATTGCTGAACCGGGTTGTCCTTGGAAGTGGCTTGCTCACCAAGCTTTGGGTGAGCGAAAAGACCacagaaaatagaaagagaagatagaaaaagcaactttataattatttgaaatggACCAATTAGATTTATCCAATTAGTCATTCGGGGCTCTACAACCAAGCCTAATCGTAGATCCTACGTCATGATAACATTGCAACTCCATCTGACAGCTAGCATTCGTTtagacataatatatattttttttcgaTTGGTTCCTCTTGTACCTGAGTTAACACCGACATGAAAACAGGGGCGTGCCCTGGAAATATAAAAACAGGGGTTGCCTCTTCCGACAATTTCCTTAATCCTCAGAGCTCATCTTGTTCTATTGCTCAggattccttttttctttttccttgatAACCGAGTCACCAATCCTCCATTATTCTATCAATTCTTCTATATACCGTAAAATTTCAAATCCGAAGAGTCGAAGAGAAAGCCAACCAGACAGAACGAGGGTTTGGGAATTTCCGATTGAAATAAGGTACGAGAATTTCTCTTCATCCTTTCCCCGAACTTTtctgttttgagttttggattaATCGATTTTCCTTTCGCCTCTCTTTCCGATTTGAGGGCGTAAAGAAACAGATCCGAGTGTTTGTTCacgaaataaattaaaaaaaattggatttttataCGTTTTTGAGTTCCACGTACCTAGGTTTTCATCGATGAGAAAGAAGATTTTTGTTtggtgtttttcttttgttttattttttattttttgttctggGTTCTGGAATCTGGACCTCTGGTTGTTCATCGATGACGAAAGTTAGTGTGCTGGAGTTCATTGTTGCCGTTCGATCGCCTTAGAACTAATTCTGACGACAAAATTGGATGATTTGAACGGTCCAGATCgagttttgtaaaaaaatatacaacggATGTGGTCATTCTAGATTCTCCAAGGAGCCTCCGAGATGGTTCTTCCGCTGTGAACACGGACCTTGAGGTTGATCTAAATACCGAAACTACCCTCCTTATAGaacttgaaaaacaaatttatcGAGGTCAACTTCGTCTTTTCCGATTTGAAATAGACTCATGCGTGTACAATTTTGTCCTCCACTTTCGTGGACTTTCTGAATTCCCAcgagttttataatttattaggAGGTCACGGTATTTTTAACGCCCAAGTTAAAAGGTTAAACTGTTGGCGATTTAGTAGAGGGTAGATTAGTCAATTCGTATAACGAACTCCGGTAGATCCAGGGAGTCTTGAGTAACGAAAGGGCGAAACCTTATATAATTCCCCGAGAGCCATCGATCTCCACGCACACAACGACGACAACAATAACAACGTCGTTTCTCTTTGactgcacaaaaaaaaaaattccagtaGAATACACGATTCGTTGGACCTGACCCTTGGTTTgtgtattttgttttcaatCGAAGGAAGTCGAATTGCGAGGGACGATCAGAGATGGGTTCTGAACAGAACGACGGAACGAGCTACCAGCCATCGGAGCCGAAGTTCTGCGCCAACAACTGCGGCTTCTTCGGCAACGCGGCGACTATGAACCTCTGCTCCAAGTGCTACAGAGACTACCGCATGAAAGAGGAGCAAGCGGCTTCGGCGAAAGTCGCCATGGAGAAATCTTTCAACCCTACGCCGACGCAACCAGACAATCATCAGGCGGCCCCACTGTCCGGTTCTTCCGCGGACAGCCTCGTCTTGGTGACCTCTTCCTCGACGTCTCCGTCAACTTCGTCGGTTTCGGGAGCTGTTGGTGATCGTGAAGCGCAGCCGCCAAAGGTGGCGAGCCGGTGCCTCACCTGTAACAAGAAGGTGGGTCTGACTGGGTTCAGGTGCAAGTGCGAGAGTACCTTCTGTGGGGTCCACCGGTACCCGGAGAAGCACGACTGTACGTTTGACTTCAAAGCCCTGGGTCGTGACGCCATTGCCAAGGCTAATCCTTTGGTCAAGGCCGATAAGGTCGATAGgttctgaaatctgaaatctGAAATCTGAATCTTTTCTCTACTCTGGTCGTGGGTCGAATTTGGTAAGGGGCGAGTGGGGATGGTGTTTTGCTTGGTGCTGATGAATGAATGGCTCGTGGTTTGGTGGTGGGTTGGTTGGATGATTTCATAATAAAAAGTGGATCACCAAATTGTTAGTTGCACTTTGCTTCTTATTGTTTGGCATTCTTCTTTTGGTACTTGATAAGAATCTTTACCGCATTTCGTGTCTTTATgctatataattatatctttCCCATCTATATTGGTGCAACAATTACATTGTATATGCTCTACTTTTTCGAAGTGCTGGGTGTTCCTGGTATTTTTCCATATCAATATGTGGCTTTACAGAACAACTCTTCTTTATAAAGGGAATGGTCTAGCTTCAGGATCAGGCTACCCTATAATTTTCTAGCTCAAAATATAAACACTGCATGTAAATTGCATTGTAATTAATGTTTAGTTTCATACACTGTATCTATCTCTCTGAATCATTGTGAAAGTTCTTTGTCAAGAAATTGTAGAGGATGTTAATCGTGTGTTTAGGGTATAAGATTTCAGGGATCAGGGGTTTAATATGCGTGCCAGAACCCACTTGGTCATTCAGACGTACAATGTGTGTATATCGTTCTTGAATAGCTTTGCTTTACCGTTGTTATCGCTGTCCATACAATTCATAAATGAATGTTTCTAAAAGCCACTGTATATCATGAACTAGTACTATCATCTCATGGCTATCTGGGGCATTATATTTTGGCGCTTAAAAGTGTTTGTACACCACAATGAAGTTTTGT
It contains:
- the LOC121234979 gene encoding zinc finger A20 and AN1 domain-containing stress-associated protein 1-like, yielding MGSEQNDGTSYQPSEPKFCANNCGFFGNAATMNLCSKCYRDYRMKEEQAASAKVAMEKSFNPTPTQPDNHQAAPLSGSSADSLVLVTSSSTSPSTSSVSGAVGDREAQPPKVASRCLTCNKKVGLTGFRCKCESTFCGVHRYPEKHDCTFDFKALGRDAIAKANPLVKADKVDRF
- the LOC121235548 gene encoding probable F-box protein At2g36090, translated to MPIRFPDCENAYLEFEKDLALSWIMIEPLLRRQAVNLSSHKVMSVQRHWLSGEIHVRFATILIDERGSSLEFVECGVVVRCSGSEGKDLQLREVSLQVKNMDVKHLNGRIVWQYFGECWRAKREGRGGGKENVSRLF